A section of the Methanobrevibacter arboriphilus JCM 13429 = DSM 1125 genome encodes:
- a CDS encoding 50S ribosomal protein L18: MAQGSKYKVAFRRRREGKTNYNARMKLVDLDKSRLVIRISNANVIAQIINVGENGDETVVSAHSKELQKLGWLGGTKNTSATYLTAYLCAKKALDKGVKKAVLDIGLKSSIKGAKVFAGVKAANDAGLNVPYGESIVPDDDRIAGVHIAEYAKSLDDEEVKKHFSKYLERGLQPVDLPNHFEEIKNKIEKA; encoded by the coding sequence TTGGCACAAGGATCAAAATATAAAGTAGCATTTAGACGAAGAAGAGAAGGAAAAACTAATTATAATGCTAGAATGAAACTAGTAGATTTAGATAAGTCTAGATTAGTAATTAGGATTTCTAATGCTAATGTTATTGCTCAAATTATTAATGTGGGGGAGAACGGAGATGAAACTGTTGTTTCTGCACATTCTAAAGAATTACAAAAGTTAGGTTGGTTAGGTGGAACTAAGAACACCAGTGCAACTTATTTGACTGCTTATTTATGTGCTAAGAAAGCTTTAGATAAAGGTGTTAAAAAAGCTGTTTTAGACATTGGATTAAAATCATCTATTAAAGGGGCTAAAGTTTTTGCTGGTGTTAAAGCTGCAAATGATGCAGGATTAAATGTTCCTTATGGTGAATCTATTGTACCTGATGATGATAGAATAGCTGGTGTACATATTGCAGAATATGCTAAGTCTTTAGACGATGAAGAAGTTAAAAAACATTTTTCTAAATATTTAGAAAGAGGACTTCAACCTGTAGACTTACCTAATCATTTTGAAGAAATTAAAAATAAAATTGAGAAGGCTTGA
- a CDS encoding 50S ribosomal protein L19e: MNLTTQKRLAASILKVGVNKVWIDPEQIEEVSRAITREGVKQLIDQKAIKAKPQKGISSYRSKKLAEQKKKGRRKGRGSIKGAKYARTPKKQAWMTTIRALRKDLKTMRDAEEIDVTTYRKLYRMAKGGAFRSKSYMKTYARDHDLIK; the protein is encoded by the coding sequence ATGAATCTTACCACTCAAAAGAGATTAGCTGCAAGTATACTTAAGGTTGGGGTTAATAAAGTATGGATTGATCCTGAACAAATTGAAGAAGTATCAAGGGCTATTACAAGAGAAGGTGTTAAGCAGCTAATTGATCAAAAAGCTATAAAAGCTAAACCTCAAAAAGGTATTAGTAGTTATAGATCAAAAAAATTAGCTGAACAAAAGAAAAAAGGAAGAAGAAAAGGTAGAGGTAGTATTAAAGGAGCTAAATACGCAAGAACTCCTAAAAAACAAGCTTGGATGACTACCATCAGAGCTTTGAGAAAAGATCTTAAAACTATGCGTGATGCAGAGGAGATCGATGTTACTACTTATCGTAAATTGTATAGAATGGCTAAAGGCGGAGCTTTTAGAAGTAAATCTTATATGAAAACCTATGCCAGGGATCATGATTTGATTAAATAA
- a CDS encoding 50S ribosomal protein L32e: MKKKFKRQEYARYKKLGIKWRRPRGKTSKMRRYEAGKPAMPSIGYGSPKSERGLHPSGFKDILVRNMSELENLNPETEAGRISASIGKKKKEMMLNKASELGIKILNK, encoded by the coding sequence ATGAAGAAAAAATTCAAAAGACAAGAATACGCCAGATATAAAAAGCTTGGAATAAAATGGAGACGTCCAAGAGGGAAAACTAGTAAAATGAGAAGATATGAAGCAGGAAAACCTGCAATGCCTTCTATTGGTTATGGTTCTCCTAAATCCGAAAGGGGATTACATCCATCTGGATTTAAAGATATTCTTGTTAGAAATATGTCTGAATTAGAAAATTTAAATCCTGAAACTGAAGCTGGTAGAATTAGTGCTAGTATTGGTAAAAAAAAGAAGGAAATGATGTTAAATAAGGCATCAGAATTAGGAATTAAAATTTTAAATAAGTAA
- a CDS encoding 50S ribosomal protein L6: protein MVLAANITEEIDIPEDVNVTIGDNVIIKGPQGEVSRKFTYPNISMKKEDDKIVLETSFPKKKDKSMIGTTRAHINNMITGVTEGFTYHMKIVFAHFPMNVKVNGNKVNIDNFLGERHPRTAKIVGSAKVNVKGDEVTVTGINKEDVGQTVANLEQATKIKGRDPRVFQDGIYLIDKA from the coding sequence ATGGTTTTAGCTGCTAATATTACCGAAGAAATAGATATTCCTGAAGATGTAAATGTTACAATTGGGGATAATGTAATAATTAAAGGACCTCAAGGTGAAGTGTCTCGAAAATTTACATATCCTAATATATCTATGAAAAAAGAAGATGATAAAATAGTTTTAGAAACTTCTTTTCCTAAAAAGAAAGATAAGTCAATGATTGGAACTACTCGTGCTCATATTAATAATATGATTACTGGTGTTACTGAGGGATTTACTTATCATATGAAGATTGTATTTGCTCACTTTCCAATGAATGTAAAAGTAAACGGAAATAAAGTTAATATTGACAATTTCCTTGGTGAAAGGCATCCTCGTACTGCTAAAATTGTTGGTAGTGCAAAAGTTAATGTTAAAGGGGATGAAGTTACTGTCACAGGTATTAATAAAGAGGATGTTGGTCAAACTGTGGCTAACTTAGAGCAAGCTACTAAAATTAAGGGAAGAGATCCAAGAGTATTCCAAGATGGAATATATCTTATAGATAAAGCTTAA
- a CDS encoding 30S ribosomal protein S8 → MTLMDPLADALTNIRNNELQVNESCSISPASKLIGQVLSTMQRENYIGEFEYIDDKKAGKFQVELEGNINQCGVIKPRHSVKKDEFEKFEKRYLPAKNFGILIVTTPEGIMTHKDAKERGIGGRLLAYMY, encoded by the coding sequence ATGACTCTTATGGATCCTCTTGCTGATGCTCTTACTAATATAAGAAATAATGAACTTCAAGTTAATGAATCATGTTCTATTTCTCCTGCCTCTAAATTAATTGGGCAAGTTTTGAGTACAATGCAAAGAGAGAATTATATTGGTGAATTTGAATATATAGATGACAAAAAGGCAGGAAAATTTCAAGTTGAACTTGAAGGTAACATCAATCAATGTGGTGTTATAAAGCCGCGTCATTCTGTTAAGAAAGATGAATTTGAGAAATTTGAAAAAAGGTATTTACCAGCAAAGAATTTTGGAATTTTAATAGTAACCACTCCTGAAGGTATCATGACTCATAAAGATGCCAAAGAAAGGGGTATTGGTGGCCGTTTGTTGGCTTATATGTATTAG
- a CDS encoding 30S ribosomal protein S14 — protein MLPRKYGKAAKKCSRCGDHSAMVSRYGLMLCRQCFREIAPKIGFKKYN, from the coding sequence ATGTTGCCAAGAAAATACGGAAAAGCAGCAAAAAAATGTAGTCGTTGCGGTGATCATTCTGCTATGGTTAGTCGTTATGGACTTATGTTATGTAGGCAATGTTTTAGAGAGATTGCTCCTAAAATTGGATTTAAAAAATATAATTAG
- a CDS encoding 50S ribosomal protein L5, with translation MNPMEEIVIAKATLNIGVGESGERLSRAMNLLSNLTGQEPVKTFSKVTNPEFGIRKHQPIACKVTLRGEKADKAIKMVLDGIGNSLREKQFDDQGNVSFGIAEHIDIPGIRYDPDIGIFGMNVSVTFEKPGYRIKRRKIQQKKIPKRHMVKKEETIKYMKDNFQVNIDQE, from the coding sequence ATGAATCCTATGGAAGAAATTGTCATAGCTAAAGCTACTTTAAATATTGGTGTTGGAGAGTCTGGAGAAAGATTATCTCGTGCTATGAATCTTTTATCTAATTTAACTGGTCAGGAACCAGTAAAAACTTTTTCTAAAGTTACCAATCCTGAATTTGGTATTAGAAAACACCAACCTATTGCTTGTAAAGTTACTTTACGTGGTGAAAAAGCTGATAAGGCTATTAAAATGGTTTTAGATGGTATTGGCAATAGTTTAAGAGAAAAACAATTTGATGATCAAGGTAATGTTTCTTTTGGTATAGCAGAACATATTGATATTCCAGGAATTCGTTATGATCCAGATATTGGTATATTTGGTATGAATGTTTCTGTTACTTTTGAAAAACCTGGTTATAGGATTAAAAGAAGAAAAATTCAACAAAAGAAAATTCCTAAAAGACACATGGTCAAAAAAGAAGAGACTATTAAATATATGAAAGATAATTTCCAAGTAAATATTGATCAGGAATGA
- a CDS encoding 30S ribosomal protein S4e produces the protein MAKMGSRKHLKRFKAPKSWPISPKENKWTVKPAAGPHAIEDSLSLLVVIRDILGLADNSREAKRIINTGKVLVDGRARKDYKYPVGFMDVVEIPTSEDFYRVLPDLKGRLTLHPISKENSGFKLCKITNKTTLKKGKTQLNLHDGRNVLVEDSFSASDVVSLAVPEQEITDNFKFEEGALVLITGGKHIGEIGKINEININKSSNPNTVVVENDKKENFLTLKDYAFVIGKDKPAISLPGGK, from the coding sequence ATGGCAAAAATGGGATCAAGAAAACATCTTAAAAGATTCAAAGCTCCTAAAAGTTGGCCTATTAGTCCAAAAGAAAATAAATGGACGGTCAAACCTGCAGCGGGACCTCATGCTATTGAAGATTCTTTATCTTTACTCGTTGTAATTAGGGATATTTTAGGTTTAGCTGATAACTCAAGAGAAGCAAAAAGAATTATTAATACTGGCAAAGTATTAGTTGATGGTAGAGCTAGAAAAGATTACAAATATCCAGTAGGTTTTATGGATGTAGTTGAAATTCCAACATCTGAAGATTTTTATAGAGTTTTACCAGATTTAAAAGGTAGGTTAACTCTTCACCCTATTTCAAAAGAAAATAGTGGATTTAAATTGTGTAAGATAACAAATAAAACTACACTCAAAAAAGGTAAAACTCAATTAAACCTCCATGATGGTAGAAATGTTCTTGTAGAAGATTCTTTTTCTGCTAGTGATGTAGTAAGTTTAGCTGTTCCTGAACAAGAAATTACAGATAATTTCAAGTTTGAAGAAGGTGCTTTAGTACTTATTACTGGTGGTAAACATATTGGTGAGATTGGTAAAATTAATGAAATTAATATTAATAAATCATCTAATCCTAATACCGTTGTTGTTGAAAATGATAAAAAGGAGAATTTCCTTACATTAAAAGATTATGCGTTTGTTATAGGTAAAGACAAACCTGCAATATCACTTCCAGGAGGTAAATGA
- the rplX gene encoding 50S ribosomal protein L24: MSKQPRKQRKALYNAPLHLRRNIMSVTLSKDLKEDFGKKSLPIRTGDTVQIMRGEFKGHEGKVEKIDSRNYKIIIEGATLSKPDGNSVFFPIHPSNLMIVNADLKDERRSRIIDRKG; the protein is encoded by the coding sequence ATGTCAAAACAACCAAGAAAACAAAGAAAAGCTCTTTACAATGCACCTTTACATCTTCGCCGTAACATTATGAGTGTCACTTTAAGTAAAGATTTAAAAGAAGACTTTGGAAAAAAATCTTTACCTATTAGAACTGGTGATACTGTACAAATCATGCGTGGGGAATTCAAAGGGCATGAAGGAAAAGTTGAAAAAATAGACTCTAGAAATTATAAAATTATTATTGAAGGAGCTACTTTAAGTAAACCTGATGGAAATTCAGTTTTCTTCCCAATTCACCCATCTAATTTGATGATTGTTAATGCAGATTTAAAAGACGAAAGAAGAAGCAGAATTATTGACAGGAAGGGATAA
- a CDS encoding 50S ribosomal protein L14 codes for MKTLTSNVSKSLPIGARLSCVDNTGAREIEIISVKGYKGVRRRLDVAGVGDLVVASVKKGTADMRREIVNAVVVRQKKEYRRADGFRVKFEDNAAVIITPEGVLKGSEVRGPVAKEAADRWPSVGSAASILI; via the coding sequence ATGAAAACTCTCACATCTAATGTATCTAAATCTCTGCCTATTGGGGCTCGTCTCAGTTGTGTAGATAATACAGGTGCACGTGAAATAGAAATTATATCTGTTAAAGGATATAAAGGAGTACGTAGAAGACTTGATGTTGCAGGTGTTGGCGATCTTGTAGTTGCTTCTGTAAAAAAAGGTACTGCTGATATGCGTAGAGAAATTGTCAATGCTGTTGTTGTAAGACAAAAGAAAGAATATCGTCGTGCAGATGGTTTTCGAGTGAAATTTGAAGATAATGCGGCTGTTATTATTACTCCCGAAGGAGTATTAAAAGGGTCTGAAGTTAGAGGGCCTGTTGCTAAAGAAGCAGCAGATAGATGGCCTAGTGTTGGAAGTGCTGCAAGCATTTTGATTTGA
- a CDS encoding 30S ribosomal protein S17 — translation MVGLNVQQVEAECNDSNCPFHGTLPVRGQVLEGIVVSDKAERTITVERSFYKFIRKYERYEKRKSKINVHKPDCFNVKIGDSVKVAECRPLSKTKHFVLVEVKGDN, via the coding sequence ATGGTTGGTCTTAATGTTCAACAAGTAGAAGCTGAATGTAATGATTCTAACTGCCCTTTTCACGGAACTTTACCAGTTAGGGGACAAGTCCTTGAAGGAATTGTTGTTAGTGATAAAGCAGAAAGGACTATTACAGTAGAACGCAGTTTCTACAAGTTCATACGAAAGTATGAAAGATATGAAAAGAGAAAATCAAAAATTAATGTTCACAAACCTGATTGTTTCAATGTAAAAATCGGAGATTCAGTCAAGGTTGCAGAATGCAGACCTTTAAGTAAAACTAAACATTTTGTTTTAGTAGAAGTAAAAGGAGACAACTAA
- the rnp1 gene encoding ribonuclease P protein component 1, which translates to MITSKNIFHHELIGLYLKVVESSNSFLIGISGKIIDERKKTISVETETDEIKIIPKDVSIFQLFLPNGELVEIDGKILVSRPEDRIKKKYKKL; encoded by the coding sequence ATGATTACCTCAAAAAATATTTTTCATCATGAGTTGATTGGATTATATTTAAAGGTTGTTGAAAGTTCTAATAGTTTTTTAATTGGAATTAGTGGGAAAATCATAGATGAAAGGAAAAAAACTATCTCTGTTGAAACTGAAACTGATGAAATTAAAATTATACCTAAAGATGTTTCAATTTTTCAATTATTCCTTCCAAATGGAGAATTAGTTGAAATAGACGGAAAGATTTTAGTTAGCCGTCCTGAAGATAGAATTAAAAAGAAATATAAAAAATTGTAA
- the yciH gene encoding stress response translation initiation inhibitor YciH encodes MKICDVCGLPEELCVCEEIAREVQTVKVYTVRRRFGKLMTIVEGIDEHDIDIKELTKELKAKCACGGTAKKGQIELQGDHKRKVKEVLSDMGFSSDTIEIRDSDKKFNKRRH; translated from the coding sequence ATGAAAATCTGTGATGTATGTGGTCTTCCTGAAGAACTTTGTGTTTGTGAAGAAATTGCAAGAGAAGTTCAAACTGTAAAAGTTTATACAGTTAGAAGAAGATTCGGAAAACTTATGACAATTGTAGAAGGTATAGACGAACATGATATTGATATTAAAGAGCTTACTAAAGAATTAAAAGCTAAATGTGCTTGTGGAGGTACAGCTAAAAAAGGTCAGATAGAACTTCAAGGTGACCATAAAAGGAAAGTTAAAGAAGTTTTATCTGATATGGGGTTCTCTTCAGACACTATTGAAATCAGAGATTCTGATAAAAAATTCAATAAAAGGAGACATTAA
- the rpmC gene encoding 50S ribosomal protein L29 — protein MAILRSREIWEMEVEDIQEKLIELKAELAKNISKSSAAGVNENPGKIRELKRTIARVLTIMNQKQKEN, from the coding sequence ATGGCGATTTTAAGAAGTAGAGAAATTTGGGAAATGGAAGTTGAGGACATTCAAGAAAAATTGATTGAACTCAAAGCAGAACTAGCTAAAAATATTTCTAAAAGTTCTGCTGCTGGGGTTAATGAAAATCCTGGTAAAATCCGAGAACTTAAAAGGACTATTGCTCGGGTTCTTACAATTATGAACCAAAAACAGAAGGAGAACTAA
- a CDS encoding 30S ribosomal protein S3 — MIEKDFVTEGLRRTKIDEYLENELERAGYGGMDVQVTPLGTMVVVYAERPGMVIGRGGKTVRAITQTLKNDFDLDNPQVEVKEVDVPELNPKIMAYKIASMLQRGMHFRRVAYSTIRRIMGAGAQGVEVTISGKIRGSRSAVAKFVEGYIKKCGEPSTRFVKEGFATVQLKPGVLGIFVRIMPPEAVLPDKVDILPPTLESSEESEESTSNEVVVDLEVDDVADAKVAEEEVEIDEVELEELEELEEIDSESEDEIADEEISEESEESEESEKSEKAPDETSEG, encoded by the coding sequence ATGATTGAAAAAGATTTTGTCACTGAAGGTCTTAGAAGGACTAAAATTGACGAATATTTAGAAAATGAACTTGAAAGAGCCGGTTATGGTGGAATGGATGTTCAGGTAACTCCTTTAGGTACAATGGTAGTTGTATATGCTGAAAGACCAGGAATGGTTATTGGTAGGGGTGGAAAAACTGTAAGGGCTATTACACAAACTCTTAAAAATGATTTTGATCTTGATAATCCTCAAGTTGAAGTTAAAGAGGTTGATGTACCTGAGCTCAATCCAAAAATTATGGCTTATAAAATTGCATCAATGTTACAAAGAGGAATGCACTTCAGAAGGGTAGCTTATTCAACTATTCGTAGAATTATGGGTGCTGGTGCTCAAGGTGTAGAAGTAACTATTTCTGGTAAAATTAGAGGATCCAGATCTGCTGTTGCTAAATTTGTAGAAGGATATATTAAAAAATGTGGAGAACCATCAACAAGGTTTGTTAAAGAAGGTTTCGCAACTGTACAATTAAAACCTGGTGTTTTAGGGATTTTTGTTAGGATAATGCCTCCTGAAGCTGTTTTACCAGATAAAGTTGATATTTTGCCTCCAACATTGGAATCTTCTGAAGAATCTGAAGAATCTACATCTAATGAAGTTGTTGTTGATTTAGAAGTAGATGATGTAGCTGATGCTAAAGTTGCTGAAGAAGAAGTAGAAATTGATGAAGTAGAACTTGAAGAATTAGAGGAGCTTGAAGAAATTGATTCTGAATCTGAAGATGAAATTGCTGATGAAGAAATTTCAGAAGAATCAGAAGAATCAGAGGAATCTGAAAAATCAGAAAAAGCTCCAGATGAGACTTCAGAAGGATAG
- the rplV gene encoding 50S ribosomal protein L22, which produces MADIKYAYNDEDGSKTARAMGKTLKISPKHSVEICRAIRGMDVEKAKNYLIEVIDMKKAVPFKRHNKKVGHRKGLNGWPSGRYPVKAAKQILKILENAEANAEYKGMDTENLKIVHISSHRGFVIKGGIPRAFGRVTPFNTPTTHVQIVLGEA; this is translated from the coding sequence ATGGCTGATATTAAATATGCTTATAATGATGAAGATGGCTCTAAAACAGCTCGTGCTATGGGTAAAACTCTTAAAATTTCTCCAAAGCATTCTGTTGAGATATGTAGGGCAATAAGAGGAATGGATGTAGAAAAAGCAAAAAATTACTTAATTGAAGTAATTGACATGAAAAAGGCAGTTCCTTTTAAAAGACACAATAAAAAAGTGGGACATAGAAAAGGATTAAATGGATGGCCTAGTGGAAGATATCCAGTTAAAGCAGCTAAACAAATTTTAAAAATTTTAGAAAATGCTGAAGCTAATGCTGAATATAAAGGTATGGACACTGAAAACTTAAAGATTGTACATATTTCTAGTCATAGAGGTTTTGTAATAAAAGGTGGAATTCCAAGAGCATTTGGAAGAGTAACTCCATTTAATACACCTACAACCCATGTACAAATTGTTTTAGGGGAGGCTTAA
- the rpsS gene encoding 30S ribosomal protein S19 has product MARKIFKYQGYTLEELQKMSLEDLMKILPARQRRSLKRGFLPRQQTVLDKFRKLKKQEQKGGKPLVIKTHCRDMMVLPEMVGTIFGIYNGKEFVEVELTAEMIGCYFGEFAPTRQRVQHGDPGMGATRSSMFVPLK; this is encoded by the coding sequence TTGGCAAGAAAAATATTTAAATATCAAGGTTATACTCTAGAGGAATTACAAAAAATGTCTTTAGAGGATTTAATGAAAATATTACCAGCAAGGCAAAGAAGATCTTTAAAAAGAGGATTTTTACCAAGGCAACAAACTGTGCTGGATAAATTTAGAAAGTTGAAAAAACAAGAACAAAAAGGTGGAAAACCTCTGGTTATCAAAACTCATTGTAGAGATATGATGGTTTTACCTGAAATGGTAGGAACTATTTTTGGTATTTACAATGGTAAAGAGTTTGTTGAAGTTGAATTGACTGCTGAAATGATTGGTTGCTATTTTGGTGAATTTGCACCAACTAGGCAAAGAGTTCAACATGGAGACCCAGGTATGGGAGCTACCAGATCATCTATGTTCGTGCCTCTTAAATAG
- a CDS encoding 50S ribosomal protein L2 has translation MGKRLIHQRRGRGTPAYRSASHRFKDKIQYRTYDEIEKKGSLKGKVMDIVHDPGRSAPIAQVKFENGEKKFILAPESIQIDDDIECGVSAPISFGNSLPLAEIPEGTPIYDIENRPGDGGKFVRSSGTYASLITHDVDKAVIELPSGELKSFNPACRATIGVVAGGGRKDKPFLKAGKRWHAFKAKGKKSMTVRGVAMNAVDHPHGGGNRQHPGRPTTVSRHTPPGRKVGSIAARRTGKRR, from the coding sequence ATGGGAAAACGATTAATACACCAAAGAAGAGGAAGAGGAACTCCTGCTTATCGTAGTGCTTCTCATCGTTTTAAAGATAAGATCCAATATAGGACTTATGATGAAATTGAAAAAAAGGGAAGTTTAAAAGGAAAAGTTATGGATATTGTTCATGATCCTGGAAGGTCTGCTCCTATTGCTCAGGTTAAATTTGAAAATGGTGAAAAAAAGTTCATATTAGCTCCTGAAAGTATTCAAATTGATGATGATATTGAATGTGGTGTTTCAGCTCCAATAAGTTTTGGTAACTCTTTACCTTTAGCTGAAATCCCTGAGGGAACTCCAATTTATGATATTGAAAATAGACCAGGAGATGGTGGAAAATTTGTAAGATCTTCTGGAACTTATGCTTCTTTAATTACACATGATGTTGATAAGGCTGTTATTGAACTTCCATCTGGAGAGTTAAAATCTTTCAATCCAGCATGTAGGGCAACTATCGGTGTTGTAGCAGGTGGAGGAAGAAAAGATAAACCATTCCTTAAAGCAGGTAAGAGATGGCATGCCTTTAAAGCTAAGGGTAAGAAATCTATGACTGTAAGAGGGGTAGCTATGAATGCAGTAGATCACCCGCATGGTGGAGGAAACAGACAACATCCTGGACGACCTACTACAGTTTCTAGACATACACCTCCAGGAAGAAAAGTTGGTTCTATTGCGGCTAGAAGAACCGGTAAGAGAAGATAA
- a CDS encoding 50S ribosomal protein L23 has translation MDPYSVIVRPHVTEKTMNLIDQRNELTFVVLRETDKKAIKNAFEYLFDEKVKSVNTHINSKGLKLAYISLVEENAAEDVAVKMGVF, from the coding sequence ATGGATCCGTATTCAGTTATTGTTAGACCTCATGTTACAGAAAAAACTATGAATCTAATTGATCAAAGAAATGAACTTACTTTTGTTGTTTTAAGAGAAACTGATAAAAAAGCTATCAAAAATGCTTTTGAATATTTATTTGATGAGAAAGTTAAAAGCGTAAATACTCATATAAATTCAAAAGGACTTAAGTTAGCATATATTTCTTTAGTTGAAGAAAATGCTGCAGAAGATGTAGCTGTTAAAATGGGAGTATTCTAG
- the rpl4p gene encoding 50S ribosomal protein L4, which produces MKVNVYTMEGEVKEEIELPAIFNEEFRPDLIKRAVISSQTARIQPWGSDPMAGKRTSAESWGSGRGAAMVPRIKNGSKAAFIPQAIGGRRAHPPRPQKVYHEKINVKERRFAIRSAIAATCNQNLVEERGHNVENVPQLPLIVDDELATIKKTKETREIFKNLGIFEDISRAKKGRKIRAGKGKLRGRKYKKAKGPLIVVADDKGISLGARNHAGVDVVTVENLNAELLAPGTHPGRLTIFTKSAIEKLGGLFQ; this is translated from the coding sequence ATGAAAGTTAATGTTTATACAATGGAAGGAGAAGTCAAAGAAGAGATTGAACTTCCAGCTATTTTTAATGAAGAATTTAGACCAGATCTTATAAAGAGAGCAGTTATTTCTTCACAAACAGCAAGAATACAACCATGGGGATCTGATCCTATGGCAGGTAAGAGAACTTCTGCAGAATCTTGGGGTTCAGGTAGAGGTGCAGCTATGGTACCAAGAATTAAAAATGGTTCTAAAGCAGCATTTATTCCACAAGCTATTGGTGGAAGAAGAGCTCATCCTCCAAGACCTCAAAAAGTTTATCATGAAAAGATAAATGTCAAAGAAAGAAGATTTGCTATTAGATCTGCTATTGCAGCTACATGTAATCAAAATCTTGTGGAAGAAAGAGGACATAATGTTGAAAATGTTCCACAACTACCTTTAATTGTTGATGACGAACTTGCAACTATTAAGAAAACCAAAGAAACTAGGGAAATTTTCAAAAATTTAGGAATTTTTGAAGATATTTCTAGAGCAAAAAAAGGTAGAAAAATTAGAGCAGGTAAGGGTAAACTAAGAGGTAGAAAATACAAAAAAGCTAAAGGACCTCTAATAGTTGTTGCTGATGATAAAGGAATTAGCTTGGGTGCGAGAAACCATGCTGGTGTAGATGTTGTAACTGTTGAAAATCTTAATGCGGAATTATTAGCTCCTGGTACTCATCCAGGTAGATTAACTATATTTACTAAATCCGCTATCGAAAAATTAGGAGGATTATTCCAATAG